From a single Arachis hypogaea cultivar Tifrunner chromosome 3, arahy.Tifrunner.gnm2.J5K5, whole genome shotgun sequence genomic region:
- the LOC112790201 gene encoding receptor-like protein kinase THESEUS 1 gives MATHELHIIQYSSLSALLLQLLQLSSFLFLSSLGCTPPDKYRINCGSHSNVLESGKIYTGDSNSLVNFSSTSKIETSQSSVSSPLYQTARIFPNQSWYDFPVKISGIYLLRLHFLAFKSPSNLPSATFSVSVHRFGLLQNFEAQNHTNSASVKEFFMNITAGSFRIIFTPQTDSFAFVNAIELFLLPRFLIANQVSRFNPQPSIGQDSLSTYSGVLSRVLETKYRLNIGGRVIPRGQDPLLRLWSSDETYLVNQKEVKLVAYLGNITFLVGKDSDGPNANYYTAPSVIYKTAREINDTFQNISWVLPVDRNVDHLVRVHFCDFWSIQCGLTIFGLYIYGQFTSFVNNDTLVSQQLPAPYYYDFLVHSDDSGFMRISVEPQQSSLVVRAFLSGLEIMVMGNDSTDFRPLTNQSNGNHHSLLLVLGSVIGCLMLIFVVVLGLVWHLKIRKQRPSDVLSIPTIVGEGSPNRTSERNVNLGLKISLHDIQLATENFDEKQIIGTGGFGNVYLGVLRNGTRVAVKRSKSESSQGLLQFETEIMVLSKIRHRNLVSLIGYCEENSEMILVYEYMENGALRDHLYDTKLPSLCWKQRLEICIGAAKGLHYLHEGAPGGIIHRDVKSTNILLDENHVAQVSDFGISKTAPLDHQTHVSTNVKGTFGYLDPEYFKTEKLTEKCDVYSFGVVLLEVLCARPTIDQSLPREQMNLADWGILCKRKGMLQAIIDPSIKDQIDQNSLEKFSDIVGKCLQEYGSNRPTMGEVLRSLKYALHFHEASIHEDGSSNESVNNNAAKAF, from the coding sequence ATGGCAACTCATGAATTACACATAATTCAatactcatctttgagtgcacttTTGCTGCAACTTCTTCAACTGTCATCGTTTCTTTTCCTCTCATCACTTGGGTGCACTCCACCAGACAAGTACCGTATCAATTGTGGGTCGCACAGCAATGTTCTTGAAAGCGGAAAGATTTACACTGGTGACTCAAACTCTTTAGTCAATTTTAGCAGCACAAGCAAGATAGAAACCAGCCAATCCTCAGTGTCTTCACCTCTCTACCAAACAGCAAGAATCTTCCCAAATCAATCTTGGTATGACTTCCCAGTTAAGATCAGTGGCATTTACTTACTACGCCTTCACTTCCTTGCTTTCAAATCCCCAAGTAATCTCCCATCTGCCACATTCAGTGTCTCAGTACATAGATTTGGGCTTTTGCAAAACTTTGAGGCCCAGAACCATACCAATTCTGCTTCGGTTAAAGAGTTCTTCATGAACATAACTGCAGGAAGCTTCAGAATTATTTTTACTCCTCAGACAGACTCGTTTGCATTCGTGAATGCCATTGAACTCTTCTTACTCCCCCGCTTCTTAATTGCCAATCAAGTCTCGCGTTTCAATCCGCAACCTTCCATTGGACAAGATTCCTTGTCCACCTACAGTGGCGTGCTTTCCCGAGTGTTGGAGACCAAATACAGGCTTAACATCGGTGGTCGTGTCATCCCAAGAGGGCAAGACCCATTATTGAGGCTCTGGAGCTCGGATGAAACTTACCTTGTTAATCAAAAGGAGGTGAAGCTTGTTGCATACCTTGGTAATATAACATTCCTGGTTGGTAAAGACTCTGACGGTCCAAATGCTAATTATTATACAGCGCCCAGTGTTATCTACAAAACAGCTAGAGAAATTAATGATACCTTTCAAAACATAAGTTGGGTTCTTCCAGTTGACAGGAATGTAGACCACCTTGTTCGGGTACACTTTTGTGACTTTTGGAGTATCCAGTGTGGTCTTACAATCTTTGGTCTATACATTTATGGCCAATTTACTTCGTTTGTAAATAATGACACATTGGTGTCTCAACAATTGCCTGCTCcttattattatgattttttggTACACTCTGATGATTCAGGCTTCATGAGGATTAGTGTAGAGCCACAACAATCTTCCCTTGTTGTCAGAGCCTTTTTAAGCGGACTAGAAATAATGGTAATGGGTAACGATTCAACAGATTTTCGTCCCCTAACGAACCAATCCAATGGCAACCACCATAGTCTTCTTCTGGTGTTAGGTTCAGTTATTGGATGCTTGATGCTAATTTTTGTGGTAGTCTTGGGGTTAGTTTGGCATCTTAAGATCCGTAAACAGAGGCCTTCTGATGTGTTGTCAATTCCTACCATTGTAGGAGAGGGTTCTCCAAACAGAACGAGTGAGAGAAACGTTAATCTTGGACTAAAGATCTCTttgcatgatattcaattggcAACCGAGAATTTCGATGAGAAACAAATAATTGGAACTGGTGGTTTCGGCAATGTATACTTGGGAGTCCTTAGGAATGGTACAAGAGTAGCTGTGAAGCGCAGTAAATCAGAGTCAAGTCAAGGCCTTCTGCAGTTTGAAACCGAGATCATGGTTTTGTCTAAGATTCGTCACAGGAACCTTGTTTCTTTGATAGGGTATTGTGAGGAGAATTCTGAAATGATATTGGTTTATGAATATATGGAGAATGGGGCACTCAGAGATCATTTATACGATACCAAATTGCCAAGCCTGTGTTGGAAGCAGAGACTTGAGATTTGCATTGGAGCTGCCAAAGGCCTTCATTATCTTCACGAAGGAGCACCCGGGGGAATCATCCACCGCGATGTGAAGTCTACCAACATATTGCTTGATGAGAACCACGTGGCTCAGGTTTCAGACTTCGGCATTTCGAAAACAGCTCCACTTGACCATCAAACACATGTTAGTACTAATGTCAAAGGCACTTTTGGGTATCTTGATCCTGAATATTTTAAGACGGAAAAGTTGACAGAAAAATGTGATGTCTATTCATTTGGGGTAGTTCTTCTCGAAGTGTTGTGTGCAAGGCCAACCATTGACCAATCTCTTCCAAGAGAGCAAATGAACTTAGCAGATTGGGGAATCCTTTGCAAAAGAAAAGGGATGTTGCAAGCCATAATTGATCCTTCCATAAAGGACCAAATAGATCAAAACTCGCTCGAAAAATTTAGTGACATAGTGGGAAAATGCCTACAAGAATATGGTTCTAATAGGCCAACCATGGGTGAAGTGTTGCGGAGCTTGAAGTATGCTCTACATTTCCATGAAGCTTCAATCCACGAAGATGGTTCCAGTAATGAGAGCGTTAATAATAATGCAGCAAAAgctttttaa
- the LOC112790202 gene encoding sugar carrier protein C-like, translating to MAGGLIGKGSGNGKQYPGKLTFRVFVTCMVAAFGGLIFGYDLGISGGVTSMDPFLKKFFPDVYAKEMNMKPSDNQYCRFDSQVLTLFTSSLYLAALVASLCASSITRIFGRRLTMLSGGILFLVGAGFNAFAQKVWMLIVGRMLLGFGIGCANQSVPIYVSEVAPYKYRGALNMMFQLAITIGIFVANVLNYFFAKMKNGEGWRYSLGFAAVPAVMIVIGAIFLPDSPSSLIERGKDEKAKQELIKIRGTSDVEEEFKDLVEASESSMAVKHPWATLLKRHYRPQLVMAIAIPFFQQLTGMNVITFYAPVLFRTIGFGSNASLMSSMITGGFNALATFVSIFTVDKVGRRKLFLEGGAQMFICQIVITVAIASKFGVDGNPGILPKWYAFLVVGFICIYVMGFAWSWGPLGWLVPSEIFPLEVRSAAQSINVSVNMIFTFAIAQVFTSMLCHMKFGLFIFFAFFVLVMSGFIHKFLPETKGVPIEEMSVVWQNHSFWRKFVKSASEEANAKVDNSC from the coding sequence ATGGCCGGTGGACTCATTGGAAAGGGGTCTGGCAATGGGAAGCAATATCCCGGAAAACTCACTTTCCGTGTTTTTGTGACATGCATGGTTGCTGCATTTGGAGGACTAATTTTTGGATATGATCTTGGCATCTCAGGTGGAGTTACATCGATGGATCCTTTTCTGAAGAAATTTTTTCCAGACGTGTATGCAAAGGAGATGAACATGAAGCCATCTGACAATCAGTATTGCAGGTTTGACAGCCAGGTTTTGACACTCTTTACATCCTCCCTGTATCTGGCTGCTCTCGTGGCATCACTCTGCGCGTCTTCCATCACTCGAATCTTTGGAAGGCGTCTTACCATGTTGTCCGGCGGTATTCTATTTCTCGTCGGTGCCGGTTTCAATGCCTTTGCTCAGAAAGTGTGGATGCTCATTGTTGGTCGCATGTTGCTTGGCTTCGGAATAGGATGTGCCAATCAGTCTGTTCCAATCTATGTGTCGGAGGTTGCTCCTTACAAATACAGAGGAGCCCTTAACATGATGTTCCAGTTGGCCATCACCATTGGAATCTTTGTGGCCAACGTCCTCAACTATTTCTTCGCCAAGATGAAGAACGGTGAAGGCTGGCGCTACAGCTTGGGTTTCGCGGCTGTCCCCGCCGTCATGATCGTCATCGGCGCAATCTTTCTCCCCGACTCGCCGAGCTCCTTGATCGAGCGTGGCAAAGATGAGAAAGCCAAGCAAGAGCTGATCAAGATTAGAGGAACCAGTGACGTGGAGGAAGAGTTCAAGGACCTTGTTGAGGCGAGTGAATCGTCCATGGCAGTGAAACACCCATGGGCCACTCTGTTGAAGAGGCATTATAGGCCTCAGCTCGTGATGGCCATAGCCATTCCTTTCTTTCAGCAACTCACTGGCATGAACGTCATTACTTTCTATGCTCCTGTTTTGTTCAGAACCATTGGTTTTGGCAGCAACGCTTCTCTTATGTCTTCCATGATCACCGGTGGCTTTAATGCGCTTGCTACCTTTGTTTCAATTTTTACCGTTGACAAAGTTGGAAGGCGCAAGCTCTTTCTCGAAGGCGGTGCTCAGATGTTTATCTGTCAGATTGTGATAACCGTCGCGATAGCAAGTAAATTTGGAGTCGATGGAAACCCCGGAATCTTGCCAAAATGGTATGCATTCCTTGTGGTGGGAtttatatgcatctatgtgatggGATTTGCATGGTCATGGGGTCCTCTTGGATGGTTGGTTCCTAGCGAGATATTTCCCCTTGAAGTCAGATCTGCAGCTCAGAGTATTAATGTGTCGGTCAATATGATTTTCACATTTGCAATTGCTCAAGTATTCACCTCCATGCTCTGCCACATGAAATTTGGCCTCTtcatcttctttgctttctttgttttggTCATGAGCGGTTTTATTCATAAGTTTCTTCCCGAGACTAAGGGAGTTCCCATCGAAGAGATGTCTGTTGTGTGGCAAAACCATTCTTTTTGGAGGAAATTTGTCAAGTCTGCAAGCGAAGAAGCTAATGCCAAGGTGGATAACTCATGTTGA